A window from Zingiber officinale cultivar Zhangliang chromosome 7A, Zo_v1.1, whole genome shotgun sequence encodes these proteins:
- the LOC122001112 gene encoding E3 ubiquitin-protein ligase SINAT3 isoform X2, with the protein MVHNRCPTCRQELGDIRCLALEKVAESLELPCKYYPLGCPEIFPYYSKLKHEAQCNFRPYNCPYAGSECSVVGDIPFLVTHLRDDHKVDMHTGCTFNHRYVKSNPREVENATWMLTVFHCFGQYFCLHFEAFQLGMAPVYMAFLRFMGDENEARNFSYSLEVGSNGRKLIWEGTPRSIRDSHRKVRDSHDGLIIQRNMALFFSGGDRKELKLRVTGRIWKEQQNNEAGVCMPNLSS; encoded by the exons ATGGTGCACAACCGTTGCCCTACTTGTCGCCAAGAGCTTGGGGATATCAGGTGTTTGGCACTGGAAAAGGTGGCTGAGTCACTTGAGCTTCCTTGCAAGTACTATCCACTTGGATGCCCTGAAATCTTCCCTTACTATAGCAAGCTGAAACATGAAGCTCAGTGCAACTTTAGACCATACAATTGCCCATATGCAGGATCTGAATGCTCTGTCGTCGGAGATATCCCTTTTCTGGTTACGCACTTAAGAGATGATCACAAGGTAGACATGCATACGGGATGCACATTCAATCATCGATATGTTAAATCTAATCCTCGAGAAGTTGAAAATGCCACATGGATGTTGACT GTTTTTCACTGCTTCGGTCAGTATTTCTGCTTACACTTTGAGGCCTTCCAGCTTGGGATGGCTCCTGTTTACATGGCATTTCTACGCTTTATGGGGGACGAAAACGAAGCCAGAAACTTTAGCTACAGCCTCGAGGTTGGGAGCAACGGAAGGAAGCTAATATGGGAAGGAACTCCCCGAAGCATTCGCGACAGTCACCGTAAGGTTCGTGACAGTCACGATGGGCTCATCATACAGAGGAACATGGCACTCTTTTTCTCGGGAGGCGACAGGAAAGAGCTGAAGCTGAGGGTGACAGGCAGGATCTGGAAGGAGCAGCAGAACAATGAGGCCGGTGTTTGCATGCCAAACCTCTCTAGCTGA
- the LOC122001112 gene encoding E3 ubiquitin-protein ligase SINAT5 isoform X1, which produces MDSESIECVSSIDGMDQEETSVQHLHSSKTHGVAAPLPSAITPATSVHELLECPVCTNSMYPPIHQCQNGHTLCSTCKTMVHNRCPTCRQELGDIRCLALEKVAESLELPCKYYPLGCPEIFPYYSKLKHEAQCNFRPYNCPYAGSECSVVGDIPFLVTHLRDDHKVDMHTGCTFNHRYVKSNPREVENATWMLTVFHCFGQYFCLHFEAFQLGMAPVYMAFLRFMGDENEARNFSYSLEVGSNGRKLIWEGTPRSIRDSHRKVRDSHDGLIIQRNMALFFSGGDRKELKLRVTGRIWKEQQNNEAGVCMPNLSS; this is translated from the exons ATGGATTCGGAAAGCATCGAATGCGTGTCGTCGATCGACGGGATGGACCAAGAGGAGACCTCCGTTCAACACCTTCACTCCTCGAAGACCCATGGCGTCGCTGCTCCTCTCCCTTCGGCAATCACCCCTGCCACCAGCGTCCATGAGCTTCTCGAGTGTCCCGTCTGCACAAACTCTATGTACCCACCAATCCATCAG TGTCAAAATGGGCACACACTCTGTTCAACATGTAAAACAATGGTGCACAACCGTTGCCCTACTTGTCGCCAAGAGCTTGGGGATATCAGGTGTTTGGCACTGGAAAAGGTGGCTGAGTCACTTGAGCTTCCTTGCAAGTACTATCCACTTGGATGCCCTGAAATCTTCCCTTACTATAGCAAGCTGAAACATGAAGCTCAGTGCAACTTTAGACCATACAATTGCCCATATGCAGGATCTGAATGCTCTGTCGTCGGAGATATCCCTTTTCTGGTTACGCACTTAAGAGATGATCACAAGGTAGACATGCATACGGGATGCACATTCAATCATCGATATGTTAAATCTAATCCTCGAGAAGTTGAAAATGCCACATGGATGTTGACT GTTTTTCACTGCTTCGGTCAGTATTTCTGCTTACACTTTGAGGCCTTCCAGCTTGGGATGGCTCCTGTTTACATGGCATTTCTACGCTTTATGGGGGACGAAAACGAAGCCAGAAACTTTAGCTACAGCCTCGAGGTTGGGAGCAACGGAAGGAAGCTAATATGGGAAGGAACTCCCCGAAGCATTCGCGACAGTCACCGTAAGGTTCGTGACAGTCACGATGGGCTCATCATACAGAGGAACATGGCACTCTTTTTCTCGGGAGGCGACAGGAAAGAGCTGAAGCTGAGGGTGACAGGCAGGATCTGGAAGGAGCAGCAGAACAATGAGGCCGGTGTTTGCATGCCAAACCTCTCTAGCTGA